One Phalacrocorax aristotelis chromosome 11, bGulAri2.1, whole genome shotgun sequence DNA segment encodes these proteins:
- the RADX gene encoding RPA-related protein RADX isoform X1, which produces MQDPTPERGGSACPAEERRGAAGPAASGGASWLQRVFEEVRGSSQLSVAPAEPPAVTVVAVERYLAEAPPPPAAAPQYWYDVTLADGACQERCYLAPRLNGLVQRAHLRAGARLRLTRCSYLYDEKRLNYGFLCLEELERVGGAGSPVEPPRRRPPPLRGGVKKHYLPLWNNEDPYGDMWVADKPQAQVDVDVSKLTSLGQLEMTWRSRVHFHPLLVRVLHKSRLRYYGKPDKKLDMPYQAYFEVADGSGMMSMVLWNSLCPEWYNSMKVGTVLLLEQYAIKTSYPFKTQPTPGDSQMKRFATIEISLNVRDPPTKISIIPEETVKPEWGLPEVKYRFITRSELDGLPNNHSCDVIGLVTFVGRAERARKREHGEDFWLYRWAHAIDGTSDQPFILELFATSQPDVFEHIHPMTYLVCTQMRVVRDLTENPSSTTYLTTSNESQIFITGWHKGQPYTKDTKVKNFIQWTKTQNEADQMKKTVIGGYYPFPRPPDNFLKYCKNNKVESVLKAIGETGKEIEDLHYREHKRIAVQGIISAIRYISCSDAAEEASGVELVQKDTAQSPESSAMSSEDCVHKGKNTSLQNKKVKSFLGPHCTPGEQHQHQALPSKKRGSASVIPYPYFTRSARRKFGLDEFQHEEFVQDKIRQAVSDSLQDCTDREGTSDRPETEETGRTCDSWQSDLWAQVKDKLMKYLHHSTIFPESIPRKFDYVHKDLLMQQYNLHAAVHQPKETRADKNINEFKSASGLGYYEVTVLGINHDVAIDVAFLPLFCPEDPHLFQLEDIQNDTLLSCMSCISACQQAATNNGRLRDMFPLSNEIIKAAMDLDGKHVVCILDICHLGDDKVEVFLSKIYKTVEPGVLDPV; this is translated from the exons ATGCAGGACCCTACCCCGGAACGCGGCGGTAGCGCCTGCCCCGCCGAGGAgaggcggggggcggcggggccggcggcgagCGGCGGTGCCTCCTGGCTCCAGAGGGTCTTTGAGGAAGTGCGGGGCTCCTCCCAGCTGAGCGTGGCCCCGGCGGAGCCGCCCGCCGTCACGGTGGTGGCGGTGGAGCGGTACCTGGCcgaggcgccgccgccgcccgccgccgctccgcaGTACTGGTACGACGTGACGCTGGCGGACGGCGCCTGCCAGGAGCGCTGCTACCTGGCGCCGCGCCTCAACGGCCTGGTGCAGCGCGCGCACCTGCGGGCCGGCGCGCGCCTGCGCCTCACCCGCTGCTCCTACCTGTACGACGAGAAACGCCTCAACTACGGCTTCCTCtgcctggaggagctggagcggGTCGGGGGCGCCGGGAGCCCCGTCgagccgccccgccgccgcccgccgcccctccgCGGCGGGGTGAAGAAGCACTACCTGCCTCTGTGGAACAACGAGGATCCCTACGGTGACATGTGGGTGGCGGACAAGCCCCAGGCGCAGGTGGACGTCGACG TCTCCAAGCTGACTTCTCTTGGTCAGCTGGAAATGACCTGGAGAAGCAGAGTTCACTTCCATCCACTTCTTGTGAGAGTCCTGCATAAATCTAGACTAAGGTACTACGGGAAACCAGACAAAAAACTGGATATGCCTTATCAG gcttACTTTGAAGTTGCTGATGGTTCAGGCATGATGTCAATGGTTTTGTGGAATTCATTATGTCCTGAATGGTATAACAGTATGAAGGTTGGCACGGTACTTCTTCTTGAGCAGTATGCTATCAAAACCAGTTACCCGTTTAAAACACAGCCAACCCCAGGGGATTCACAGATGAAGAGATTTGCTACAATTG AAATCAGCCTTAATGTTCGAGACCCTCCTACTAAAATAAGTATTATTCCAGAAGAAACAGTTAAGCCAGAGTGGGGATTACCTGAAGTTAAATATCGGTTTATCACAAG gTCAGAACTGGATGGCTTGCCAAACAATCATTCCTGTGATGTTATTGGTCTTGTGACATTTGTAGGAAGGGCTGAACGAGCACGGAAGAGAG AACACGGTGAAGACTTCTGGCTCTATCGTTGGGCACATGCCATTGATGGGACCTCGGACCAACCATTCATACTGGAATTGTTTGCAACTTCTCAGCCAGATGTGTTCGAGCATATTCACCCAA tgACATATTTGGTGTGTACACAGATGAGAGTGGTACGGGACCTCACTGAGAATCCTTCCAGCACAACTTACCTTACAACTTCAAATGAAAGTCAAATATTCATTACAG ggtGGCACAAGGGCCAACCATACACCAAGGACACCAAAGTGAAAAACTTCATTCAGTGGactaaaacacaaaatgaagccgatcaaatgaagaaaactgtcATTGGTGGCTATTATCCTTTTCCACGACCTCCAGATAACTTTTTGAAATATTGTAAAAACAATAAAG ttgaATCAGTTTTGAAAGCCATAGGTGAAACGGGGAAAGAGATTGAAGACTTGCACTACAGAGAACACAAGCGCATCGCTGTTCAGGGAATAATTAGTGCCATAAGATACATCAGCTGTAGCGATGCGGCTGAAGAAGCCTCAGGAGTGGAACTTGTTCAG AAAGATACTGCTCAGTCTCCTGAAAGTTCTGCTATGTCCAGTGAAGACTGTGttcacaagggaaaaaacaccagccttcaaaataaaaaagttaagtCTTTTCTGGGGCCACATTGCACTCCTGGGGAACAGCATCAGCACCAAGCTCTACCGTCAAAAAAGAG GGGAAGTGCATCTGTTATTCCTTACCCCTATTTCACACGGtctgcaagaagaaaatttgg CTTGGATGAATTTCAACATGAAGAGTTTGTGCAAGACAAAATCAGACAAGCTGTATCAGACAGTTTACAGGACTGCACAG ACCGAGAAGGAACGAGTGACAGACCTGAAACTGAAGAGACTGGAAGAACTTGTGATTCATGGCAGAGTGACCTATGGGCACAAGTGAAAGACAAgttaatgaaatatttgcatCACAGCACAATTTTCCCAGAAAGCATCCCGCGTAAATTTGATTATGTGCACAAAGACTTACTTATGCAACAGTACAACCTTCATGCAGCGGTGCACCAGCCAAAAGAAACCAGAGCAGATAAAAATATCAATGAGTTCAAAAGTGCGAGTGGCCTTGGGTATTACGAAGTGACAGTTCTGG gTATAAATCACGATGTAGCAATAGATGTTGCATTTCTTCCACTGTTTTGTCCTGAAGACCCCCACTTATTTCAGCTAGAAGACATTCAAAATGACACATTATTGTCTTGTATgagttgcatctctgcatgtcAGCAGGCGGCCACTAACAATGGGAGGCTTCGTGACATGTTTCCGCTTTCAA ATGAAATTATAAAAGCAGCAATGGATCTAGACGGCAAACATGTTGTCTGCATCTTGGACATCTGTCACTTGGGTGATGATAAGGTGGAAGTGTTTCTGAGCAAAATCTACAAGACAGTGGAGCCTGGTGTGCTGGATCCAgtgtaa
- the RADX gene encoding RPA-related protein RADX isoform X2, producing MQDPTPERGGSACPAEERRGAAGPAASGGASWLQRVFEEVRGSSQLSVAPAEPPAVTVVAVERYLAEAPPPPAAAPQYWYDVTLADGACQERCYLAPRLNGLVQRAHLRAGARLRLTRCSYLYDEKRLNYGFLCLEELERVGGAGSPVEPPRRRPPPLRGGVKKHYLPLWNNEDPYGDMWVADKPQAQVDVDVSKLTSLGQLEMTWRSRVHFHPLLVRVLHKSRLRYYGKPDKKLDMPYQAYFEVADGSGMMSMVLWNSLCPEWYNSMKVGTVLLLEQYAIKTSYPFKTQPTPGDSQMKRFATIEISLNVRDPPTKISIIPEETVKPEWGLPEVKYRFITRSELDGLPNNHSCDVIGLVTFVGRAERARKREHGEDFWLYRWAHAIDGTSDQPFILELFATSQPDVFEHIHPMTYLVCTQMRVVRDLTENPSSTTYLTTSNESQIFITVESVLKAIGETGKEIEDLHYREHKRIAVQGIISAIRYISCSDAAEEASGVELVQKDTAQSPESSAMSSEDCVHKGKNTSLQNKKVKSFLGPHCTPGEQHQHQALPSKKRGSASVIPYPYFTRSARRKFGLDEFQHEEFVQDKIRQAVSDSLQDCTDREGTSDRPETEETGRTCDSWQSDLWAQVKDKLMKYLHHSTIFPESIPRKFDYVHKDLLMQQYNLHAAVHQPKETRADKNINEFKSASGLGYYEVTVLGINHDVAIDVAFLPLFCPEDPHLFQLEDIQNDTLLSCMSCISACQQAATNNGRLRDMFPLSNEIIKAAMDLDGKHVVCILDICHLGDDKVEVFLSKIYKTVEPGVLDPV from the exons ATGCAGGACCCTACCCCGGAACGCGGCGGTAGCGCCTGCCCCGCCGAGGAgaggcggggggcggcggggccggcggcgagCGGCGGTGCCTCCTGGCTCCAGAGGGTCTTTGAGGAAGTGCGGGGCTCCTCCCAGCTGAGCGTGGCCCCGGCGGAGCCGCCCGCCGTCACGGTGGTGGCGGTGGAGCGGTACCTGGCcgaggcgccgccgccgcccgccgccgctccgcaGTACTGGTACGACGTGACGCTGGCGGACGGCGCCTGCCAGGAGCGCTGCTACCTGGCGCCGCGCCTCAACGGCCTGGTGCAGCGCGCGCACCTGCGGGCCGGCGCGCGCCTGCGCCTCACCCGCTGCTCCTACCTGTACGACGAGAAACGCCTCAACTACGGCTTCCTCtgcctggaggagctggagcggGTCGGGGGCGCCGGGAGCCCCGTCgagccgccccgccgccgcccgccgcccctccgCGGCGGGGTGAAGAAGCACTACCTGCCTCTGTGGAACAACGAGGATCCCTACGGTGACATGTGGGTGGCGGACAAGCCCCAGGCGCAGGTGGACGTCGACG TCTCCAAGCTGACTTCTCTTGGTCAGCTGGAAATGACCTGGAGAAGCAGAGTTCACTTCCATCCACTTCTTGTGAGAGTCCTGCATAAATCTAGACTAAGGTACTACGGGAAACCAGACAAAAAACTGGATATGCCTTATCAG gcttACTTTGAAGTTGCTGATGGTTCAGGCATGATGTCAATGGTTTTGTGGAATTCATTATGTCCTGAATGGTATAACAGTATGAAGGTTGGCACGGTACTTCTTCTTGAGCAGTATGCTATCAAAACCAGTTACCCGTTTAAAACACAGCCAACCCCAGGGGATTCACAGATGAAGAGATTTGCTACAATTG AAATCAGCCTTAATGTTCGAGACCCTCCTACTAAAATAAGTATTATTCCAGAAGAAACAGTTAAGCCAGAGTGGGGATTACCTGAAGTTAAATATCGGTTTATCACAAG gTCAGAACTGGATGGCTTGCCAAACAATCATTCCTGTGATGTTATTGGTCTTGTGACATTTGTAGGAAGGGCTGAACGAGCACGGAAGAGAG AACACGGTGAAGACTTCTGGCTCTATCGTTGGGCACATGCCATTGATGGGACCTCGGACCAACCATTCATACTGGAATTGTTTGCAACTTCTCAGCCAGATGTGTTCGAGCATATTCACCCAA tgACATATTTGGTGTGTACACAGATGAGAGTGGTACGGGACCTCACTGAGAATCCTTCCAGCACAACTTACCTTACAACTTCAAATGAAAGTCAAATATTCATTACAG ttgaATCAGTTTTGAAAGCCATAGGTGAAACGGGGAAAGAGATTGAAGACTTGCACTACAGAGAACACAAGCGCATCGCTGTTCAGGGAATAATTAGTGCCATAAGATACATCAGCTGTAGCGATGCGGCTGAAGAAGCCTCAGGAGTGGAACTTGTTCAG AAAGATACTGCTCAGTCTCCTGAAAGTTCTGCTATGTCCAGTGAAGACTGTGttcacaagggaaaaaacaccagccttcaaaataaaaaagttaagtCTTTTCTGGGGCCACATTGCACTCCTGGGGAACAGCATCAGCACCAAGCTCTACCGTCAAAAAAGAG GGGAAGTGCATCTGTTATTCCTTACCCCTATTTCACACGGtctgcaagaagaaaatttgg CTTGGATGAATTTCAACATGAAGAGTTTGTGCAAGACAAAATCAGACAAGCTGTATCAGACAGTTTACAGGACTGCACAG ACCGAGAAGGAACGAGTGACAGACCTGAAACTGAAGAGACTGGAAGAACTTGTGATTCATGGCAGAGTGACCTATGGGCACAAGTGAAAGACAAgttaatgaaatatttgcatCACAGCACAATTTTCCCAGAAAGCATCCCGCGTAAATTTGATTATGTGCACAAAGACTTACTTATGCAACAGTACAACCTTCATGCAGCGGTGCACCAGCCAAAAGAAACCAGAGCAGATAAAAATATCAATGAGTTCAAAAGTGCGAGTGGCCTTGGGTATTACGAAGTGACAGTTCTGG gTATAAATCACGATGTAGCAATAGATGTTGCATTTCTTCCACTGTTTTGTCCTGAAGACCCCCACTTATTTCAGCTAGAAGACATTCAAAATGACACATTATTGTCTTGTATgagttgcatctctgcatgtcAGCAGGCGGCCACTAACAATGGGAGGCTTCGTGACATGTTTCCGCTTTCAA ATGAAATTATAAAAGCAGCAATGGATCTAGACGGCAAACATGTTGTCTGCATCTTGGACATCTGTCACTTGGGTGATGATAAGGTGGAAGTGTTTCTGAGCAAAATCTACAAGACAGTGGAGCCTGGTGTGCTGGATCCAgtgtaa